The window GCAATTACTCCAGCACCTAAATTTGCAGACTCTATGGAAACAATTTTAAGGATTTGCTACGGCAAAGGTATTACATTGCTTCGGATCGCCGGTCTGAATACCTTGCTTGAACCAGCGAACTCGCTGGGCTGAACTACCATGTGTAAACGCCTCCGGGACAACATAGCCTTTGGCCTGACGTTGCAAGCGATCGTCCCCAATACTGCTGGCTGCATTCAGCGCTTCTTCAATGTCGCCTTCTTCCAGGATTTGCCGCGATCGCTGGGCATTGTGCGCCCAGATGCCAGCAAAACAATCTGCCTGTAACTCTAGCCGAACTGAAAGTTGATTCGCTGTTACTTTATCGCTTCGACGCTGCAATGCCTGCACCTGATCGGAAATGCCCATGAGATTCTGGACATGGTGCCCAACCTCGTGAGCAATCACATAGGCTTGGGCAAAGTCTCCTGGTGCCTGGTGGCGAGTCTTCAGATCCTGATAAAAGCTCAAGTCAATGTAGAGCTTTTGATCGGCGGGGCAATAGAACGGGCCAACGGCTGAGCGAGCATAGCCACAGGCAGAGTTCACGGCTCCCGAAAAAAGAACTAACTTGGGTTCTACATAAGTTGATCCCCTTTGCCGAAACAGCGTTTGCCAGGTATCCTCTGTATCTGCTAGGACAACGGAAACGAAATCAGCCATGCGATCATTGGCCCCAGAACCTTGGGTTTGAGGAGCCTCCGTGCGGGGGCGATCGCTCGGCGCTTCTTGTTGTTGTTGCTCCCAAATCACGCTGGGGTCGCCACCCAGAAGCGCAACAATCACCTACAGAATAATCGCCCCAATGCCACCCCCGATCATCGGACCTGACATTGGGGTACCGCGCCTGTCCTCTACATTCGTGCTTCTACGACCAAATTCCCAACGCATAACCGAGAGTCTCCAAACTACATAACTGGGCTACGAGTGAGCAAGGTGTGTAGACGCAAAGCAGCTTGTCGTCAGCTCCTGCACCCTAACTAAACTTTTCCTATTCAACTCACCAAAAATATTAGTGATTCCATTCACCGAGCTCCTCTGTCAGAGGGATTGCTCTGGTTGACTCTAGAGTCCTCCTTCAGGAGTGCTAATCGCGGTTACAACCTGATTCAAAGAGTTACAACGCCGTCATTACCTTGAGTAGCTCCGCTGATAAATCTATGTTGGAATCATCTTTTTTTTGAAATAAGACGCCTGCCAAAAAGTAAATATTTTGGGAATAGAAAGCTTTGCGATTTTTCCGCAGTTCCGTAATAGCTGTTTTTACTTTGGGTTCGCAGCTATAGTACCCAAACTTCAGCGGAGAAATCATAAAATCTACGACGTGATAACCCTGATCAATGGCATAATCGATGGTCTCGACTGGATTGGAGTAAGCCGAAATCATCAACATCACATTCTCACAACCGAGGGATAAAAGCCGTTTGGTAATGGTTGCGCCATCCTCACCACCATGTAGAGAAGGCATATAGAGATTGTCATCGGGAGCCGGCAGGTAAGGAGGATTAGCAATTAGGTAACTGGCACTCGAGGCAAAGTTTTTGAAGAAACATTTGTTGTGAATCGTGTATTGATCTTCGAGTTGATATTGCTCAATTCTAGACCGACCGAGTTCACAAGCCGCAGAGTTCAATTCATAACCCTGAATAAACCCATCAAATTGACTGTTCAGCAAACCGCTAATGACTGGACTACCATCTCCGGCACCAAACTCGACAACAGAATCAAAACGAGTGCAGTGCTTGAGCACCATTTTCTCAAGACATTGGGAATAAAATTGAGACTCTTCAGGACAGAAGAAAACTTTGTTGGGTGAATAGGATTGAACGGCTGTGTTCGAGGTTAATAAGGCTTCTTGCATGGTACAAATTTTATTGTTTATATTCACAAGGAGGGGGTATTGGGTACCACCCTAGGGACTATTTCAACTGATGCTAAATTCAGAAGATTGCTCTGCCTGTTTTACAGCTCGAATGATCGCTGCACCGGCACGATCGCCCATCCATTTTTCTTGGTCATAACCGAGTACCAGTTCCCAGGCATCGTCAGGGTATTGGTCTACTAAAGGTAAGGCTACGTCCTCCAACATCCACTGACCATGACGTTCATCTTCCCGTATATGTAGTTCCCAGTAACCCATCGCGGTGTCTGAAAGCTGTAATCTTTCTGCGGCACTCATGTAATCTTTATAGATGGAAGGGCCAGCAATTTCAAAGTAGGTGAGTCCACCGTTGTAGCGGAGAAAATGGCGCTTACATTCTGTTAGTAAGAAGTTGTGATTGATACAGGCTAAAAGTTCCCAAGGAACGATATCGAAGTATCCTTCTGGCTGAGTATTAAGCCCTAACTCCGCCATCATTTTGGCAAAGAAAGTAGAGTGTTTACGGGTGAAGCGACCATTTCCGTATTCCTCCAGCAACACACGAATTAGAGTGGCTTGTACTTCGTTGCTAGCACCGCCCAAAATCCGTGATAGACGACTTGCTTCTACTAATCCATCCAAAGATGCGAGCGCCAACAGATGCCGATATCCTGCCAGCGACATGTGTTGCCGCAGATATTGCTTGTTTTCTGTTAACGTGGGATTCAAGTCAGCCTCACACCGCTCAATGAGTGCCTGTTTGGCGTCTAGTTGCCGTAATTGTGCGATATCAATTTGTGCCAGTTCCCACGCTTGCCAAACAGACTCAATGCGATCGCGCAGCCATTGCAAATAATACGATCGCTCGTTTTTGTAGTGTCGCAAGTCGTCGTACCAGAACAAGTTGAGTCGATTAATGTGGTATAGAATGCGCTGCAAAAATAAGTGCGCTGCCTCTACTTCCTCAACTTCTACATGTTCTGTGTAAGCTCGGATGAGAGCTGTGGCAACCGTAGCTTCAAAATCACGGACTAATTCAGGGCGAGTATCTACCTGTTGGTCTAAATTTTCATGGGTTAGTAGTTGAATGAATTGTTGTTCTGCTTCGATATAATTGGGGGATTGAGCAGCCGATGACAATTCTTTGGTTATCCCTTTAATCAGACGATCGGGACTCAAAGCTACGGTCATATTATGATGCCTTAAAATCTTTTTTGAGTTTGTTGTGATGTATCGCTGACAATGAAAACAGCGTTAAGAATTGTATTTGTCAACGTAATACAACGATATACAAGTCTGTATCTCTGTTCCGTCCATCCTGGGACAGAATCACTGTTATCAGCGAACTCTACAACAAAAGGGAGATTACTACCTAAAGGGGTTTGACGAAAGTTTGGTTTCATGGAACCCCCAACTTACTTCCGTTTTACCTTCATTGCCCTAGACTCCACTGTAAAGGCGGGAATCTCTTGCAATACAGTGTCACTCAAAGTGTATTGTTCGCAAACCAAACTTAGACGAGTCCCAGTTGTTTTAACAGCATTAACCGAATGGGTCAGGTCGCCCTGAAAATACAACAATGTGTTAACTTGTGGCTTAATTTGCCCGACTTGCTGTTTATGCCGACGCAACACTAGCTCTCCTCCTTGCAAATTAAGTGGTACCTGTACATAAAGCACACTGACAACTACAGGAGGTTCAACCGTTTTGCAATAAGAGCGCAGGGAGCGATCAATATGTGGATCGACGCGAGAGCCTTCTTTGAGTAGCAAGGGGTTGAGGTAGAACGCATTACAGGTAGGCTGTAGCGCTCGTTCTAGATAAGGCTTGAAGAAGGGAAACCGCCGTTCCACTTCCCCAAGTTCTGAACGTTGGAACACCACGGAAAACCCTTTAGTGCCAATAAAGTCGCGGTTGAGGTTATTGATAGCCAGGTAAGAACAAGCCAGAATTCCTCCTCGCAAGTCGTTGAGAGCAGTGAGAGAGAAGGCATTGGGCTGTTTAGAATAGTAGTTGCTCAAGGAATTCAGGAATTTCAAGGAGGTAATAATCCCATCATCTCTGTTTTGGGTAACACTCGCAAAGTTCAAGGGTGACAATCAGCTCAAAGGCTGAGCAGAGATGCTTTTCATTCACTTGAGTTATCAAAAAATCTCGGATTGTTGACAGGTTTATTGAGCCTGAACTTTTGAGACTCTCTTATGTATCAAGGATTGATAACGCCATAGTAAATGGCTGCAACAGAAAGAAGACTTACTAGAAAAATCGCCGTTACAATTCTGAAACCCAAGGCGTTCATGGCTTTTCTTAGACAGCTTTGTAGTTCCTCCTATACTTAAGCAACGTATTAGAACTAGCATCCTACTTTAGAGTAGGAATAGATTAAATTTCAGAGTTACCCTTCTCCTCTTATTGGAAGATGAGTTAATTAGTTTTCTATGTCACACTCGGAAAATTAAACGTAACCATAGGTCTTTCATGGCATTAGAGGGAGTGATTTTAGACGTTGATGGCACCCTGGTTTTGAGCAATGATGCTCATGCTCAAGCCTGGGTTGAGGCATTTGCCGAGCATGGCTATGAAGTCCCCTTTGAGCGAGTGCGACCTCTTATCGGTATGGGGGGAGACCAAGTTCTTCCCAGGATGGTGCCGGAACTGAACGATCAGGAGGGACCTGGAAAGGCGATCGCTAACCGGCGCAAAGAACTGATCATCAACAAATTTGGCCCGCAGCTTACCTCCGCCAATGGCACTAGGGATTTAGTGTTAAAGATGCGGGAATCTGGCCTGCATCTGGTCATTGCCAGTTCAGCGACGACTCAAGAGCTTGGTATTTTACTCAAGGTTGCCCAAGTCGATGATTTGCTTCAAGAAGCAACCACATCGAGTGATGCGGAGGCTTCTAAGCCGGCCCCCGACATCGTAGAAGCCGCCTTGAGCAAAGCACAAATGGAACCTGACAAAGTGGTGATGTTAGGAGATACACCCTACGATATTGAATCGGCAGGCCAAGCGGGAGTGAGTGTGATTGCCCTACGCTGCGGTGGCTTTAGTGACGAGCAACTATCGGGAGCGATCGCCATTTACGATGATCCGGCTGATCTGCTGAAGCACTATGACCATTCTCCCCTTGCCCAAGCGGCTTGAATAAGGATGGCTCGAATTGCATCAACAAGGCGTGATCGCATTTTAAATCAGGCGATCGCGCCTTCTTAATGTGCAAAGTTATCTCATCGCCACGCGAGAAGCCGGTAAGTTGAAGAGAGCTTGAAAGTTAGATACCCGCTCCGCTATAGGTTCTGGTGAATTCTCCCAAAGACTTTCGTAATAAAAGAACGATACACCCAATCCGCGATCGCGTGCCGTCCGCACTTTATTCTGAATCAGTGGCATCGGAACGGGCTTATTTCTCAACCCTGTCAGGACACCAACTCCCGTAGGAATCTTTTGTTGCGCTTCTTGAATTTCGGGACGGCTAATCTGTTCCACAAAACTTTGCAGATCAGGGCGATAAACTTGCACAATCAGCTCATCCACAATACCCTGCCGCACCCAAGTCAGCCAATCTTGCAGATAAGTATTGTAAGCCGTGACATAGGGATTAGGGGAAACCGAGAAAATGGCATTCGGCTTTCTCTGTTTCACAGCTTGGTTGAGTTGAGTCACAAACGCTGTAATTTTATCAGCCCGCCAGCGCACCCATGCCGGATCTTGGGGATTGGCTGGCGCATTTTTCTGGGTTTCCTGTTTGTACAAGGCGAGGGTGTAGCGATCGTAGCCAAATTCATTAGGCAAACTGGTGTGATCGTCAAACTGAATGCCATCCACATCATATTGCGTCACCACTTCCAGCACCAGATCGGTGATAAACTTTTGCACCTCTGGTAGGAAGGGATTGAGCCATACCACCTCACCTGCCGCACCAATCCACGTTTGGTTGCCATTCCGTCGTTGCGTCAGCCACTCCGGATGATTTAATGCCAGTTCCGAGGTTGGGGGAGTCATGAAACCGAACTCAAACCAAGGAATCACGAGCAACCCTTGGCGATGAGCTTCCTTTGCGAGTTCAGCAAGAATATCCTGTCCCTGCAAGCCTTTGCGGACAAAGGGTTGGATGTCTGCCCGTTGAGCGACGGCACTTGGATAAAGCGCGTAACCCGAATTCCACACCACAGGATAGATTGTATTCAGATTCAACCGTGTTAGCTGACTCACCGCCTCTTGCATTTTGGGGCGATCTCTGAGGATGTCATGGTCATTTTCAGTCATCCAAACCCCGCGAATTTCCTGTAACGGTTGCGGTGCGATCGCCTCTGGCATTGCATCTTGTATGACTGCCTCTGGCAATGTGCTTTGCGCGATTGCAGCGATAGGATGACCAGCCAGAAATATTGTCATGAATAAGGCCAGCACGAGTAAGGAAAAATACTTGACAATTCGCCACCAACCTCTATGGATGAAACGCAATTTCATAAGCTTAAATGCTAATTTAGCTATCCAACTACGCAATCGCTGATCTTCACGATGGAATGCAAGATTCATAGACTACAGGTATTTATATTTACTAGACGGTTAGCTAATTAACAGCAGTCGTCCCATGATTAATATTGATGGTTGTAATAGAGAAATCGAAACATTCCAATCGGTAGGTACCATCGCGGGCTGCCTTAACAGTTGACACCGAGCCGTCGATAGTATCTATAAATTCACTGGGTAGTATAGTTTTGTACGGTAATAGTTGTTGCATTAGACAAGCTGGCACAAGTCAATGGTTATGACGTAGCACGAGTACTTATCTCCTAGAGCTTTGCCACTTATGCAAGAAGTCTAATGAAGAGGGTAATGAGCCGAGCCGCATTCTTCCTTCAGTTGATTGCCTTTGAGTGAAGGCAGATCACCTGCTGGCACCGATAGATTCCCACCTACAACAATGCCTCAATCACTTGCTCAAAATTTCGACAATACACCTGTTGGTTGTACTTTTGCCGCTCTTGTTCTGATCGGTAGGACATTGGTTTCAAGGTTCCCTGTTGGATATGAACCATTAATGGACGACGAAGTTGCTCATATTTCTCGAAGGCTTGGGCTAGAGCTTGTGTATTATCCCAATGATTCTCCTGTGCAATCTTCGCGATTAATGTAACAACCGTGAGTGCATCTTCCAATCCTTGATTAGCCCCTTGAGCCATGAAGGGAGGCATTCCATGTGCGGCATCACCCACCAATACCACTCGCCCATCACTCCATGGGGTTTGAAGGGTGACTGAATGACCTTGAGGATGAGGATTAGCTGTGCGAGGAAGTGGTATGGCATCTGAAAGAGTCGCACGGTGAATGTAGTACGGACGCTGGAGCATATTATCAGGGGAAGATAGACGCACTAATTGCTTGAGGACATTGGGAAAGTTAGCCTTCTCCAACTCTTGCACAGCTAAATCAATCAACGAACAGTTAGACTTTCCCTGCAATGAGTCCAGAGATAAAGCCAAATGTATGATGTACCCAACTTGACCGCTGGGTCTGTGAAATAAAATTATCCTGGGAGATTCCATATCGGCAGTATCTCCGGATAGTTCATCATTACTGATTGTGAGAATTCGTGATTCTTGAAAGTATGTTTCTTCAAGTTCTGTACATAAATTTTTAGGAATATCGATAATTTCTCGACACCCGATGGCGGCAAACCCAGAATATTCAGGACGTGCAAAAGCAGAGTAGGGACGATCGGCGTAAAGAATTCTACGAACTGTAGAGTTGATTCCGTCTGCTGCAACAACTAACTTAGCTCGAATGGATTGAGTGTGTAATGGTTGAGAAATCTGCTCCTCATACTGAGGCTGCATCTCCTCTAATTTCTGTCCATCTACCCAATGAGCATAGGGGTTGGCTTCTATGCCTGTATCAGAGATGCAATCGACTCGGACACAGCCTAGCTCTGGCTCCTCCACTACATTAATACAACGGTGATTGGCTCTCACCCGGTCTTGGGGAAGCAAGTTTCTCAGGGTCGTCTGCAAATCATACCAAGCGATGGATACTCGACCCTCTCCGTATTCTTGAAACCAATCATCGAAGTTAAGAGAAATAGAGGAAATTTCCTGACCCTGAAAATTTTTCTGCACCCATCTAGGTGAAGCCTTTGGAGGTTTTAGTTCTTGACCTATTTCCGCCGTCTCTTCATTATTAGATGGCTTAGGATTAAATAGCCTATTGCCAGTTTTTTTAACTTCTTCGTAAGCTTCAATAGCTAAATATTTAAGAGACTTTAATCCATTAGGGAGCAGATCTAACACCTGTCCAACCTGACGAAAGGCACGAGTTTGATCGACAACTAAAATATTTTCAATCCCACGCTGGCGTAAGCCAATGGCAGTGGCTAACCCAACAGGCCCAGCGCCAATTACGACAACATCGTAGATTTCAGGAGAAATCGTGTTAGGCTCATCTTCTTGCAGATTG is drawn from Microcoleus sp. AS-A8 and contains these coding sequences:
- a CDS encoding zinc metallopeptidase, producing the protein MIVALLGGDPSVIWEQQQQEAPSDRPRTEAPQTQGSGANDRMADFVSVVLADTEDTWQTLFRQRGSTYVEPKLVLFSGAVNSACGYARSAVGPFYCPADQKLYIDLSFYQDLKTRHQAPGDFAQAYVIAHEVGHHVQNLMGISDQVQALQRRSDKVTANQLSVRLELQADCFAGIWAHNAQRSRQILEEGDIEEALNAASSIGDDRLQRQAKGYVVPEAFTHGSSAQRVRWFKQGIQTGDPKQCNTFAVANP
- a CDS encoding SAM-dependent methyltransferase, producing MQEALLTSNTAVQSYSPNKVFFCPEESQFYSQCLEKMVLKHCTRFDSVVEFGAGDGSPVISGLLNSQFDGFIQGYELNSAACELGRSRIEQYQLEDQYTIHNKCFFKNFASSASYLIANPPYLPAPDDNLYMPSLHGGEDGATITKRLLSLGCENVMLMISAYSNPVETIDYAIDQGYHVVDFMISPLKFGYYSCEPKVKTAITELRKNRKAFYSQNIYFLAGVLFQKKDDSNIDLSAELLKVMTAL
- a CDS encoding iron-containing redox enzyme family protein, yielding MTVALSPDRLIKGITKELSSAAQSPNYIEAEQQFIQLLTHENLDQQVDTRPELVRDFEATVATALIRAYTEHVEVEEVEAAHLFLQRILYHINRLNLFWYDDLRHYKNERSYYLQWLRDRIESVWQAWELAQIDIAQLRQLDAKQALIERCEADLNPTLTENKQYLRQHMSLAGYRHLLALASLDGLVEASRLSRILGGASNEVQATLIRVLLEEYGNGRFTRKHSTFFAKMMAELGLNTQPEGYFDIVPWELLACINHNFLLTECKRHFLRYNGGLTYFEIAGPSIYKDYMSAAERLQLSDTAMGYWELHIREDERHGQWMLEDVALPLVDQYPDDAWELVLGYDQEKWMGDRAGAAIIRAVKQAEQSSEFSIS
- a CDS encoding 2OG-Fe(II) oxygenase, translating into MNFASVTQNRDDGIITSLKFLNSLSNYYSKQPNAFSLTALNDLRGGILACSYLAINNLNRDFIGTKGFSVVFQRSELGEVERRFPFFKPYLERALQPTCNAFYLNPLLLKEGSRVDPHIDRSLRSYCKTVEPPVVVSVLYVQVPLNLQGGELVLRRHKQQVGQIKPQVNTLLYFQGDLTHSVNAVKTTGTRLSLVCEQYTLSDTVLQEIPAFTVESRAMKVKRK
- a CDS encoding HAD family hydrolase — its product is MALEGVILDVDGTLVLSNDAHAQAWVEAFAEHGYEVPFERVRPLIGMGGDQVLPRMVPELNDQEGPGKAIANRRKELIINKFGPQLTSANGTRDLVLKMRESGLHLVIASSATTQELGILLKVAQVDDLLQEATTSSDAEASKPAPDIVEAALSKAQMEPDKVVMLGDTPYDIESAGQAGVSVIALRCGGFSDEQLSGAIAIYDDPADLLKHYDHSPLAQAA
- a CDS encoding family 10 glycosylhydrolase, which gives rise to MKLRFIHRGWWRIVKYFSLLVLALFMTIFLAGHPIAAIAQSTLPEAVIQDAMPEAIAPQPLQEIRGVWMTENDHDILRDRPKMQEAVSQLTRLNLNTIYPVVWNSGYALYPSAVAQRADIQPFVRKGLQGQDILAELAKEAHRQGLLVIPWFEFGFMTPPTSELALNHPEWLTQRRNGNQTWIGAAGEVVWLNPFLPEVQKFITDLVLEVVTQYDVDGIQFDDHTSLPNEFGYDRYTLALYKQETQKNAPANPQDPAWVRWRADKITAFVTQLNQAVKQRKPNAIFSVSPNPYVTAYNTYLQDWLTWVRQGIVDELIVQVYRPDLQSFVEQISRPEIQEAQQKIPTGVGVLTGLRNKPVPMPLIQNKVRTARDRGLGVSFFYYESLWENSPEPIAERVSNFQALFNLPASRVAMR
- a CDS encoding FAD-dependent monooxygenase encodes the protein MTTQSNLQEDEPNTISPEIYDVVVIGAGPVGLATAIGLRQRGIENILVVDQTRAFRQVGQVLDLLPNGLKSLKYLAIEAYEEVKKTGNRLFNPKPSNNEETAEIGQELKPPKASPRWVQKNFQGQEISSISLNFDDWFQEYGEGRVSIAWYDLQTTLRNLLPQDRVRANHRCINVVEEPELGCVRVDCISDTGIEANPYAHWVDGQKLEEMQPQYEEQISQPLHTQSIRAKLVVAADGINSTVRRILYADRPYSAFARPEYSGFAAIGCREIIDIPKNLCTELEETYFQESRILTISNDELSGDTADMESPRIILFHRPSGQVGYIIHLALSLDSLQGKSNCSLIDLAVQELEKANFPNVLKQLVRLSSPDNMLQRPYYIHRATLSDAIPLPRTANPHPQGHSVTLQTPWSDGRVVLVGDAAHGMPPFMAQGANQGLEDALTVVTLIAKIAQENHWDNTQALAQAFEKYEQLRRPLMVHIQQGTLKPMSYRSEQERQKYNQQVYCRNFEQVIEALL